One region of Sulfuriroseicoccus oceanibius genomic DNA includes:
- a CDS encoding GumC family protein has translation MANPPYFNPNRFQQNSQESGPQVGDYWQVIRNRYEVILLSLLLVLITAGFITVMMEEKYESTVVVQLTDISQMGGDLTNTLTEGQKMFASRNFIANQFERMTSQQVLQRVVRDEDLVQKWALTDENQAIAKLRDSVETENRRGTDIVEIRVRDTDADLAAQIANSLYRAYAEALDDEVNLINAQSTGDLDAQLDEQSEKVSEARIKMHNAMRELKVIDVGKGFYYSDEVVTPEDRIIQTGQERLATLEYEISGMKSQLEGLQGLEGTDLIRKAAMLGIEDQTIQRYYPMFNDLLLEEQQALESGLGANHPTVRAIRTQLDSLRGLLMEAVSDVRGALEIQITQLEKRLAEAEESEDEKVEEYIAGALDNAEYEHYREEYRTEKELLKALTMSTYTKKIEENKALRPVSVLDKAVAGDFPVTPNKPLNLILGSVLGLAFGLGIAFALEFMDTSVKTIDDVERYLNVPVLAVIPKDVGVLHREGGMSPDAEAYRILRTNIEFNRRSADANSITMVSGGAGEGKSTTLVNLAYVCAQGGYNTLIIDGDLRRPTLHGHFDTSNSVGLTNYLTTNMPLEEVILQTPIENLYFMPSGILPADAAGILNSRRMSELIQDVKSRFDLVLVDSPPILGVSDASVLCSEVDMTVVVIQHRKLPRNMLQRVKKAVESVGGTLLGVVLNNVDVRSDSQYQYYTSYYTYYASGDDQAAKPKKRGKKEVSSSVGGGDVKLGDDVY, from the coding sequence ATGGCGAACCCTCCTTACTTTAATCCCAACCGTTTTCAGCAGAATAGCCAAGAGTCCGGCCCTCAAGTCGGGGATTACTGGCAGGTGATAAGGAACCGCTATGAGGTGATTCTGCTGTCGCTGCTGCTGGTGTTGATCACCGCAGGCTTCATCACTGTAATGATGGAGGAGAAGTACGAGTCGACGGTGGTGGTTCAGTTGACGGATATCTCGCAGATGGGCGGGGATCTGACGAATACGTTGACCGAAGGTCAGAAGATGTTCGCATCGCGCAACTTCATCGCCAACCAGTTTGAGCGGATGACCTCGCAGCAGGTGTTGCAGCGTGTGGTGCGCGACGAGGATCTGGTGCAGAAGTGGGCGCTGACCGATGAGAATCAGGCGATCGCGAAACTGCGGGATTCGGTCGAGACGGAGAACCGCCGAGGAACCGACATCGTGGAGATCCGGGTGCGCGACACTGATGCGGATCTGGCGGCTCAAATAGCCAACTCGCTCTACCGTGCGTATGCCGAGGCGTTGGACGACGAGGTGAATTTGATCAACGCGCAGTCTACTGGTGACTTGGACGCGCAGTTGGACGAGCAATCAGAGAAGGTGAGCGAGGCGCGCATCAAGATGCACAATGCGATGCGTGAGCTCAAGGTGATCGATGTGGGTAAGGGCTTCTATTACTCGGATGAAGTGGTGACTCCGGAGGACCGCATCATCCAGACGGGTCAGGAGCGCTTGGCCACTCTGGAGTATGAGATTTCCGGTATGAAGTCGCAGCTCGAAGGGTTGCAGGGCTTGGAAGGTACCGATTTGATCCGTAAAGCGGCGATGCTGGGGATCGAGGATCAGACGATCCAGCGATACTATCCGATGTTCAACGACCTCCTGCTTGAGGAGCAGCAGGCCTTGGAGAGTGGCTTGGGAGCGAACCATCCGACGGTGCGTGCAATCCGTACCCAGCTTGACAGCTTGCGTGGATTGTTGATGGAAGCGGTGAGCGACGTGCGGGGGGCTCTTGAGATTCAGATCACCCAGCTGGAGAAGCGCCTTGCCGAGGCAGAGGAGAGCGAGGATGAGAAGGTGGAAGAGTACATTGCCGGTGCGTTGGACAATGCGGAGTACGAGCACTATCGCGAGGAGTACCGTACCGAGAAGGAGCTTCTCAAGGCGCTCACCATGAGCACCTACACCAAGAAGATTGAGGAGAACAAAGCGTTGCGCCCGGTGTCGGTGCTCGACAAGGCGGTAGCAGGGGACTTCCCGGTGACGCCGAACAAACCTCTTAACCTGATTTTGGGCTCGGTGCTCGGACTGGCGTTTGGTCTGGGTATTGCGTTTGCGCTGGAGTTCATGGACACCAGTGTGAAGACGATCGATGACGTTGAGCGCTATCTCAACGTGCCTGTGTTGGCAGTGATTCCGAAGGACGTGGGTGTGCTGCACCGCGAAGGGGGAATGAGCCCGGATGCGGAGGCATACCGGATCTTGCGGACCAATATTGAGTTCAACCGTCGCTCGGCGGACGCGAACTCGATCACGATGGTTTCAGGAGGCGCGGGTGAGGGCAAATCGACCACGCTGGTGAACCTGGCTTATGTGTGTGCCCAGGGCGGGTACAATACATTGATCATCGATGGTGACTTGCGCCGCCCGACTTTGCACGGGCACTTTGACACCTCGAACTCGGTGGGGCTGACCAACTATCTGACGACCAACATGCCGTTGGAAGAGGTGATCCTTCAGACGCCGATCGAGAACTTGTACTTCATGCCGAGTGGAATCCTGCCGGCGGATGCTGCTGGAATTTTGAACTCACGCCGCATGTCCGAGTTGATCCAGGATGTGAAGAGCCGCTTCGATTTGGTCTTGGTTGACTCGCCACCGATTCTTGGTGTGAGTGACGCGTCGGTGCTTTGTTCCGAGGTGGATATGACGGTGGTGGTGATCCAACACCGCAAGTTGCCGCGCAACATGCTGCAGCGGGTGAAGAAGGCTGTGGAGTCGGTTGGTGGGACCTTGCTCGGTGTGGTGCTCAACAACGTGGATGTACGCTCGGATAGTCAGTATCAGTACTACACCAGCTACTACACATACTATGCGAGTGGCGACGACCAGGCGGCGAAGCCGAAGAAGCGAGGGAAGAAGGAAGTTTCCTCGTCTGTCGGTGGTGGCGATGTTAAGCTCGGCGACGACGTGTACTAA
- a CDS encoding polysaccharide biosynthesis/export family protein: MKKRTWMMAAIAMLVTVMGAFAQAPTVRVGDAVTITIRGVPETESARVSGVYKVDQNGELVGLPYLDGHRINAAGMTEGQLSRKIANAYRSAQIYTKATITALVDQPKQVRTVTVGGKVTNPGPVAYSEGMTLYEAVMAAKGPTRFGSMKKVVLMRGGGKTVFNLENDQAKQVTVLPGDTILIEKKGAFEL, encoded by the coding sequence ATGAAGAAGAGGACGTGGATGATGGCGGCCATCGCGATGCTGGTCACTGTGATGGGAGCATTTGCGCAGGCGCCGACGGTGCGGGTTGGTGATGCGGTGACCATCACGATCCGGGGGGTGCCCGAGACCGAGAGCGCACGGGTGAGCGGTGTTTACAAAGTGGACCAGAACGGTGAGCTCGTTGGGTTGCCTTATCTTGACGGGCATCGCATCAATGCGGCGGGGATGACGGAAGGTCAGCTCTCGCGCAAGATTGCCAACGCCTACCGGAGTGCCCAGATTTACACCAAGGCAACCATTACCGCATTGGTGGACCAGCCGAAGCAGGTGCGTACGGTGACGGTCGGTGGCAAGGTGACCAACCCTGGACCGGTGGCGTACAGTGAGGGGATGACTTTGTACGAGGCGGTGATGGCAGCCAAGGGGCCGACCCGCTTCGGCAGTATGAAGAAGGTGGTGCTGATGCGCGGAGGTGGTAAGACGGTGTTCAACCTTGAGAACGATCAAGCCAAGCAGGTCACCGTCCTTCCGGGAGATACCATTTTGATCGAGAAGAAAGGGGC